The region TGTTGGTTTTCAGAAGAAAACTATCGCATTAATCAAAAACAAAACTTTTTATGCTGTTTCACTTGTACAACAGACAGATGATTTAAAAGAAGTTGTTGTTTCCAATGAAAATCCGGCTTTAACGATAATCCGAAAAGTGATTGCCAGCAAATGGCAAAATGATCCGCAGAAAAAACTCAGCAATTTCGAATACAAAACCTACAACAAGCTTATTGTTACGGCAAATCCGGATTCTATAGACGGTAGAATCGATTCTTCGGCATCTTATAAAGATTTAGATAAAAAAATAATCAATGTAGATTCTTCTGATTATAAGTTTAAAGAAATTGTAAGCAAACAGCATTTGTTTCAAACAGAAAAAGTTTCGCAGTATCAGTTTACAAACAACAAATTAAAAGAAACGGTTCTCGGAACTAAAATTGCAGGTTTTAAACAGCCGATTTATGAAGTTTTAGCGTTTAATCTTCAGTCGATTTCGATTTATGACTCGAAGTACGAATTATTTGAAACCAAATACGAAAACCCAATTTCAAATACAGCACCATCTAATTACAATTATAAATTATTAGATACGGTCAGCATCAAAGGACGTGACGCGTATATGATTTATTTCAAAAATAAGCAGAAACGAAGATCTTCCGGTTTAGAAGGTGTTTTATATATTGACAAAGAAAATTTTGCTGTCGCTAAAGCCGTAATGCGAATCAAAGGTGTTTTGGATATCAGCGGTATTCATGAATTTGAATATATTCCGAAAGAGAAAATCTGGTTCCAAAGCAACACGACTTTTAAGATTGTAAAAGGAAAGAATGATGATGATATTAGAATTCTTGGCGGAACGATTCAATTTGACGGCGATGTTGAAGAAAATTTTGAACCAAGAAAAAAAGTGGCATCAGATTTCACTTATCTGCTTTCTGAAAGTAATAGCTTTGATGTTCGTTTCAACACCAACAATCCGGTAAAAAACCCTTCGCTTTATATCGAAATTAAAGACGATGCTGCTAAAAAACCAGAAAGTTTCTGGGAAGCCTACCGAAAAGAAAATCTGGATTTAAAAAGCCAAAAAACATATCAATTACTGGACAGTATTTCTGTCAGTAACCGAATTGAAAAACGTCTCGGAATTGGCCGAAAAATCATTAATGGTTTTTATCCAATCGGACCTGTTGACCTGGATTTAAAAAAGATTATCAGTTATAATAATTACGAAGGTTTTCGTCTTGGTCTTGGTGGAATAACAAATGACCGTTTATCCAAAAATTTCCGCATTGAAGGTTATACTGCATACGGAACAAAAGATGGTGCTTTTAAATACAG is a window of Flavobacterium crocinum DNA encoding:
- a CDS encoding DUF5686 family protein, which codes for MKLFCFLTLFFTLTLQAQIQINGIVTDSNNKPLPFATITTSENNNTITDVDGKFIFKISASANTLTVSYVGFQKKTIALIKNKTFYAVSLVQQTDDLKEVVVSNENPALTIIRKVIASKWQNDPQKKLSNFEYKTYNKLIVTANPDSIDGRIDSSASYKDLDKKIINVDSSDYKFKEIVSKQHLFQTEKVSQYQFTNNKLKETVLGTKIAGFKQPIYEVLAFNLQSISIYDSKYELFETKYENPISNTAPSNYNYKLLDTVSIKGRDAYMIYFKNKQKRRSSGLEGVLYIDKENFAVAKAVMRIKGVLDISGIHEFEYIPKEKIWFQSNTTFKIVKGKNDDDIRILGGTIQFDGDVEENFEPRKKVASDFTYLLSESNSFDVRFNTNNPVKNPSLYIEIKDDAAKKPESFWEAYRKENLDLKSQKTYQLLDSISVSNRIEKRLGIGRKIINGFYPIGPVDLDLKKIISYNNYEGFRLGLGGITNDRLSKNFRIEGYTAYGTKDGAFKYSLGAGVLLDKYTNTWFNGYYTDDVREIASTVFAVDKRVFKIYDPRPINISTFYEYTGWRGNIQTKIIPKTEAVLEFSRNYIEPKFDYLFNHDGKLYSSYTMTTAMLSIVWAPFSDFMQTPTGRNESEKRFPRFTFQYTQSLPNVFDNDFTFSKIDFKAEYEKKYLNRQKTSLLLQAGLAMGDVPITHLYNTSPNNLTKETIVQRITFSGRNAFETMFFNEFFSSQYLMFQIKHGFDRITIFKKIRPSLVIVSRMAWGDMEKPEQHVGPSYKTLERGFYESGLELNKIYKGFGLAGFYRYGPNQLLKFEDNIAVKISYVLDLGL